The Aeromonas jandaei genomic interval CCTCATCTTCCTGCTGGTGGTCGCCACCCTGCCCTGGTTCCTCGACTACAACGGCACCCAGGTACCGCGCCTCTACCTGATCGCGCTCTTTATCACTCTGATCCCGACCACCATTGGCGGCCTGCTCTCCGCCATCGGCATTGCCGGTATGGATCGACTGGTGAAACTGAACGTGATTGCCAAGTCGGGCCGGGCCGTCGAAGCGGCCGGTGACGTGCGCACCCTGCTGCTGGACAAGACCGGCACCATCACCTTCGGCAACCGGATGGCTGACGAACTGATCCCGGCCCCCGGCGTCGACCCGGCCCTGCTGGCACAAGCGGCTATGCTGGCCTCGCTGGGTGACAACACTCCCGAGGGTAAATCTATCCTGACCCTGGCGGGCAAGAGCCACACCAAACCGAGCCAGCTGGATGATGACAAGGTGATCCCCTTCAGTGCCGAGACCCGTCTGAGCGGACTGGATCGCAACGGTCACCAATATCGCAAGGGGGCTGTCGATGCGGTGCTGAACTACCTCTCCCTCGACCGTAAAGCGGTACCGGAGCTGGTGCTCAAGTCTGTCGACAACATCGCTCGTCAGGGTGGTACTCCGCTGCTGGTCTGTACCCATGAGCAGTTGCTGGGGGTGGTCTACCTCAAGGACATCATCAAGCCCGGCATCAAGGCCCGCTTCCAGATCCTGCGCCACATGGGGATCCGTACCGTGATGATCACCGGTGACAACCCGAAAACGGCTGCCGCCATCGCCGCCGAAGCCGGGGTGGATGACTTCATCGCCGAAGCGACGCCGGAGAAGAAGCTGGCCTATATCCGGCAGGAGCAGGCCGATGGCCGTCTGGTCGCCATGTGCGGTGACGGAGCCAACGACGCACCGGCGCTGGCACAGGCTGATGTGGGTCTGGCCATGAACGAGGGTACCCAGGCCGCCAAGGAGGCAGGCAATCTGGTGGATCTCGACTCCAACCCCACCAAGCTGCTGGACGTGGTGCTGGTCGGTAAACAGCTGCTGGTGACCCGTGGCGCCCTGACCACCTTCTCCATCGCCAACGATGTGGCCAAGTATTTCGCCATCCTGCCGGCCCTGTTCATCGCCGCCTACCCGCAACTGGGGGTACTGAACCTGATGCAGCTGGGCAGCCCGCAGAGCGCCATCCTGTCGGCCATCATCTTCAACGCCCTGATCATCGTAGCGCTGGTGCCGCTGGCCCTGCGCGGTGTCGACCTGAAGGGATCGGCCGCCAGCCTGCTGCGCCGCAACCTGCTGATCTACGGTGTCGGCGGCCTGCTGGTGCCTTTTATCGGCATCAAGCTGATCGACCTGGTCATTACCGGCCTGGGTCTGGTGTAACGACATAACCGGGATGCG includes:
- the kdpB gene encoding potassium-transporting ATPase subunit KdpB, translated to MSKSTSMSPDTMLVKGKKQQSQILQAMVEAIYRFNPKALFGSPILFTLWLAAVMATVESLLGQPFSGVAPSLAWQLTAWLWLTLWFANFAETLAEGRGKARADSLKAGMSQLKARRVANAKDGQGEWCPATSLMKGDLVLVRSGEMIPADGEVIAGIASVNEAAITGESAPVIRESGTDRSGVTGNTTVVSDEIWVRVSNNPGESTLDRMIALVEGAKRQKTPNEMALDALLVGLTLIFLLVVATLPWFLDYNGTQVPRLYLIALFITLIPTTIGGLLSAIGIAGMDRLVKLNVIAKSGRAVEAAGDVRTLLLDKTGTITFGNRMADELIPAPGVDPALLAQAAMLASLGDNTPEGKSILTLAGKSHTKPSQLDDDKVIPFSAETRLSGLDRNGHQYRKGAVDAVLNYLSLDRKAVPELVLKSVDNIARQGGTPLLVCTHEQLLGVVYLKDIIKPGIKARFQILRHMGIRTVMITGDNPKTAAAIAAEAGVDDFIAEATPEKKLAYIRQEQADGRLVAMCGDGANDAPALAQADVGLAMNEGTQAAKEAGNLVDLDSNPTKLLDVVLVGKQLLVTRGALTTFSIANDVAKYFAILPALFIAAYPQLGVLNLMQLGSPQSAILSAIIFNALIIVALVPLALRGVDLKGSAASLLRRNLLIYGVGGLLVPFIGIKLIDLVITGLGLV